One Bombus pyrosoma isolate SC7728 linkage group LG11, ASM1482585v1, whole genome shotgun sequence DNA segment encodes these proteins:
- the LOC122572465 gene encoding uncharacterized protein LOC122572465: MRVTLALAVILIVCISIQCVESKVKKTTQLSLQSKETNVVNFMRLLVMRLVFGVASAMGLGENLSGVLGGIFVPPGADDYSDYADDDFISDLF; encoded by the exons ATGAGAGTTACGCTCGCCTTAGCTGTAATCCTCATTGTTTGTATCAGC ATTCAATGCGTTGAGAGCAAAGTAAAGAAGACAACACAGTTGTCTCTACAAAGCAAAGAAACGAACGTAGTGAACTTCATGAGATTACTCGTGATGAGACTTGTGTTTGGAGTTGCATCGGCGATGGGTCTCGGTGAAAATTTGTCCGGTGTGCTCGGAGGGATTTTCGTACCTCCTGGAGCAGATGATTACAGTGACTATGCCGATGATGATTTCATATcagatttgttttaa
- the LOC122573064 gene encoding SET and MYND domain-containing protein 4-like isoform X2 has product MEWQKVLEILTHQLKPVLKKKVKREDELMSILWNDQNIKKLVYLWLEDHYDRKECKSVSKAQIFKKMGNKEFQEKNYIKSIELYTKCALYAPVNSCELAVAIANRSASLFYLNRYHDCIKDIELATNLNYPRQLQYKLYLRAAQCYLKLGEQQLAKETLSKIQKMIHDSDYLAPSMKAIDKIYNQELGRHVIANKSIKKGDILFLEKPVSFVLLSHDIYNLCPHCNCSNTDIPVPCTTCLNTFYCNEHCLTKAWSLYHCWECPGNQMELWKEIGIGHLALKVLLTCSTMTDEIKFNEIQNLVTNFDKLSMDDLTVYGITAVMLTIYLLKYTNFFQSSNLEDCLKKKFPNNSLNTSFNILTTNDEQLYVSSLLLRYILQLIANGHAITKSNTLLSKNDSSMKQQDIVATGIYPSASMMNHSCDPNIINIFVGQYLIVRASRDIGESEEIFNCYGPHYRHMTTEDRQKILKGQYCFTCKCKACTLPKLQYFIERFNAVKCLKCNGPVCNIKDSIYCLDCGDKSQIYSPSKIIQAKEIFEAAQVSVDLGKMKEALNKLKKCLHIRRTVLYKYNEDITDTLILMGEIYKTMGQWIDSITCFENTLATMREKFGSSSIELLNQLNDLTDICLIYLEKKLNTNTDTYKKILKKTQNYLNQLEEIANFNYGSWNKVYEDIKQKQMKIDYYNT; this is encoded by the exons atggaGTGGCAAAAAGTATTAGAAATTCTTACACATCAATTAAAACCTGTTCtaaagaaaaaggtaaaacGTGAAGATGAACTTATGTCAATTTTATGGAATGatcaaaatataaa GAAACTTGTGTATTTATGGTTGGAAGATCATTATGACAGGAAAGAATGTAAATCTGTTTCCAAAGcacaaatttttaagaaaatggGTAATAAAGAATTTCAGGAAAAAAACTATATTAAAAGCATAGAATTATACACAAAATGTGCATTGTATGCTCCTGTAAATAGTTGCGAATTGGCAGTTGCAATCGCAAATAGATCTgcttcattattttatttaaatagatatCAT GATTGCATAAAAGATATTGAACTAGCaactaatttaaattatcctAGACAGTTGCagtataaattgtatttacgCGCAGCACAGTGTTATTTGAAATTAGGCGAACAGCAATTAGCTAAAGAAACACTTTCCAAGATACAGAAAATGATTCATGATTCTGATTATCTTGCACCTTCTATGAAag ctatagataaaatatacaacCAGGAATTAGGAAGGCACGTAATAGCAAACAAATCTATTAAGAAAGGTGATATTCTTTTTCTGGAAAAACCTGTAAGTTTTGTGTTACTAAGTCATGACATATATAATCTTTGTCCACATTGTAATTGCTCAAACACAGACATTCCTGTTCC GTGTACAACATGTTTAAATACCTTTTATTGCAATGAACACTGTTTAACTAAAGCATGGTCTTTGTATCATTGCTGGGAATGTCCAGGAAATCAAATGGAACTTTGGAAAGAAATTGGAATAGGGCATTTAGccttaaaagttttattaactTGTTCAACTATGACAGatgaaatcaaatttaatgaaatacaaaatttagttactaatttcgataaattatctATGGATGACTTAACAGTATATGgaatt ACAGCTGTTATGCTCAccatatatttattgaaatatacgaACTTTTTTCAATCAAGTAATCTTGAAgattgtttaaagaaaaaatttccgAATAATTCATTGAACacttcgtttaatattttaacaaccAATGACGAGCAACTTTATGTAAGTTCTTtacttttacgatatattcTTCAACTTATTGCTAATGGACATGCaattacaaaatcaaataCACTATTAAGTAAAAATGACTCTTCTATGAAACAACAAGATATTGTAGCTACAGGAATTTATCCTTCTGCAAGTATGATGAACCATTCGTGTGATCCCAATATAATTAACAT cTTTGTGGGTCAATATCTTATTGTCAGAGCTTCAAGAGACATTGGTGAAAGTGAAGAAATCTTCAACTGCTATG GGCCACATTATAGACATATGACAACAGAAGATAGACAAAAGATTTTAAAAGGTCAATACTGTTTTACTTGTAAGTGTAAAGCATGCACTCTAccaaaattacaatattttata GAAAGATTTAATGCTGTGAAATGCCTGAAATGTAATGGTCcagtatgtaatataaaagattctaTATATTGTTTGGATTGTGGTGACAAATCTCAAATTTATTCCCcaagtaaaataatacaagctaaagaaatttttgaagcAGCCCAAGTTTCTGTTGATttaggaaaaatgaaagaagcactaaataaattaaaaaaatgtttacatatTAGAAGAACAgtgttatacaaatataatgaaGATATTACAGATACATTAATTCTTATgggagaaatatataaaacaatgg gaCAATGGATAGATAGTATAACGTGTTTTGAAAACACGCTTGCAACAATGAGAGAAAAATTCGGTTCCTCTAGTATAGAACTTCTTAACCAATTAAATGATCTTACAGATATATGTCTTATATATCtagaaaagaaactaaataCTAATACAGACAcatataa AAAGATACTAAAGAAAactcaaaattatttaaatcaattaGAAGAAATTGCCAATTTTAATTATGGATCGTGGAATAAAGTTTATGAAGACATAAAACAAAAGCAAATGAAAATCGACTATTATAATACGTAA
- the LOC122573064 gene encoding SET and MYND domain-containing protein 4-like isoform X1 gives MEWQKVLEILTHQLKPVLKKKVKREDELMSILWNDQNIKKLVYLWLEDHYDRKECKSVSKAQIFKKMGNKEFQEKNYIKSIELYTKCALYAPVNSCELAVAIANRSASLFYLNRYHDCIKDIELATNLNYPRQLQYKLYLRAAQCYLKLGEQQLAKETLSKIQKMIHDSDYLAPSMKGSIEKKINNITFTESFQQNIVQNSVQNTDDLLKLKSHIMFEENTNFPNASVAIDKIYNQELGRHVIANKSIKKGDILFLEKPVSFVLLSHDIYNLCPHCNCSNTDIPVPCTTCLNTFYCNEHCLTKAWSLYHCWECPGNQMELWKEIGIGHLALKVLLTCSTMTDEIKFNEIQNLVTNFDKLSMDDLTVYGITAVMLTIYLLKYTNFFQSSNLEDCLKKKFPNNSLNTSFNILTTNDEQLYVSSLLLRYILQLIANGHAITKSNTLLSKNDSSMKQQDIVATGIYPSASMMNHSCDPNIINIFVGQYLIVRASRDIGESEEIFNCYGPHYRHMTTEDRQKILKGQYCFTCKCKACTLPKLQYFIERFNAVKCLKCNGPVCNIKDSIYCLDCGDKSQIYSPSKIIQAKEIFEAAQVSVDLGKMKEALNKLKKCLHIRRTVLYKYNEDITDTLILMGEIYKTMGQWIDSITCFENTLATMREKFGSSSIELLNQLNDLTDICLIYLEKKLNTNTDTYKKILKKTQNYLNQLEEIANFNYGSWNKVYEDIKQKQMKIDYYNT, from the exons atggaGTGGCAAAAAGTATTAGAAATTCTTACACATCAATTAAAACCTGTTCtaaagaaaaaggtaaaacGTGAAGATGAACTTATGTCAATTTTATGGAATGatcaaaatataaa GAAACTTGTGTATTTATGGTTGGAAGATCATTATGACAGGAAAGAATGTAAATCTGTTTCCAAAGcacaaatttttaagaaaatggGTAATAAAGAATTTCAGGAAAAAAACTATATTAAAAGCATAGAATTATACACAAAATGTGCATTGTATGCTCCTGTAAATAGTTGCGAATTGGCAGTTGCAATCGCAAATAGATCTgcttcattattttatttaaatagatatCAT GATTGCATAAAAGATATTGAACTAGCaactaatttaaattatcctAGACAGTTGCagtataaattgtatttacgCGCAGCACAGTGTTATTTGAAATTAGGCGAACAGCAATTAGCTAAAGAAACACTTTCCAAGATACAGAAAATGATTCATGATTCTGATTATCTTGCACCTTCTATGAAag GTAGTattgaaaaaaagataaataatataacatttaccGAGtcatttcaacaaaatattgtacaaaattctGTACAAAATACTGatgatttgttaaaattaaaatcccACATtatgtttgaagaaaatacTAATTTCCCTAATGCATCTGTAGctatagataaaatatacaacCAGGAATTAGGAAGGCACGTAATAGCAAACAAATCTATTAAGAAAGGTGATATTCTTTTTCTGGAAAAACCTGTAAGTTTTGTGTTACTAAGTCATGACATATATAATCTTTGTCCACATTGTAATTGCTCAAACACAGACATTCCTGTTCC GTGTACAACATGTTTAAATACCTTTTATTGCAATGAACACTGTTTAACTAAAGCATGGTCTTTGTATCATTGCTGGGAATGTCCAGGAAATCAAATGGAACTTTGGAAAGAAATTGGAATAGGGCATTTAGccttaaaagttttattaactTGTTCAACTATGACAGatgaaatcaaatttaatgaaatacaaaatttagttactaatttcgataaattatctATGGATGACTTAACAGTATATGgaatt ACAGCTGTTATGCTCAccatatatttattgaaatatacgaACTTTTTTCAATCAAGTAATCTTGAAgattgtttaaagaaaaaatttccgAATAATTCATTGAACacttcgtttaatattttaacaaccAATGACGAGCAACTTTATGTAAGTTCTTtacttttacgatatattcTTCAACTTATTGCTAATGGACATGCaattacaaaatcaaataCACTATTAAGTAAAAATGACTCTTCTATGAAACAACAAGATATTGTAGCTACAGGAATTTATCCTTCTGCAAGTATGATGAACCATTCGTGTGATCCCAATATAATTAACAT cTTTGTGGGTCAATATCTTATTGTCAGAGCTTCAAGAGACATTGGTGAAAGTGAAGAAATCTTCAACTGCTATG GGCCACATTATAGACATATGACAACAGAAGATAGACAAAAGATTTTAAAAGGTCAATACTGTTTTACTTGTAAGTGTAAAGCATGCACTCTAccaaaattacaatattttata GAAAGATTTAATGCTGTGAAATGCCTGAAATGTAATGGTCcagtatgtaatataaaagattctaTATATTGTTTGGATTGTGGTGACAAATCTCAAATTTATTCCCcaagtaaaataatacaagctaaagaaatttttgaagcAGCCCAAGTTTCTGTTGATttaggaaaaatgaaagaagcactaaataaattaaaaaaatgtttacatatTAGAAGAACAgtgttatacaaatataatgaaGATATTACAGATACATTAATTCTTATgggagaaatatataaaacaatgg gaCAATGGATAGATAGTATAACGTGTTTTGAAAACACGCTTGCAACAATGAGAGAAAAATTCGGTTCCTCTAGTATAGAACTTCTTAACCAATTAAATGATCTTACAGATATATGTCTTATATATCtagaaaagaaactaaataCTAATACAGACAcatataa AAAGATACTAAAGAAAactcaaaattatttaaatcaattaGAAGAAATTGCCAATTTTAATTATGGATCGTGGAATAAAGTTTATGAAGACATAAAACAAAAGCAAATGAAAATCGACTATTATAATACGTAA